The DNA sequence TCATCCATAACATGGCGAAATTCAACCGTATCTGATTTCAAGAAATTACGTCGGGCAGGAATATTAAAAAATAAATTTTTAACAGCAAATGAAGTTCCTTTTGGCAGAACAGCCACTTCCTGAGAAACAAACTTACTGCCTTCAATAACAATATGCGTTCCCAGTTCTTCCTGATCTTGTTTGGTTTTCATTTCCATGTGCGCAATTGCGGCAATAGAAGCCAATGCTTCTCCACGAAAACCTTTGGTATGCAGCGAAAATAAATCTTCGGCCTGACGGATTTTAGAAGTTGCATGACGTTCAAAACACAAACGTGCATCGGTCACACTCATTCCCATACCATTATCAATAACCTGAACCAGCGCCTTTCCGGCCTCTTTAATAATTAGCTTAATGTCGGTTGCTTTTGCATCAACAGCATTTTCTAATAGCTCTTTTACAACAGAAGCGGGTCTTTGAACCACCTCTCCAGCAGCAATTTGATTAGCAACGTGATCAGGAAGTAATTGAATAATACTCGACATTAAGAAATTTGGGTTTAAGGTTCTGTCCTCGATTTCAGCCAACTGCAAAATCTCAGATTGATATTGTTAATTTTATCTGGTTTTAAAAACCAAGGTGTACAAATTTAATGAATTTTGATGGTGATTCAGAGCATCTAAACTCATAAAAAAAACAAAAAACCTATACTATTTTTACACAGTATAGGTTTTAGTATTTTTAAAACGATTGTGTTTTATTTTTTCTCTATCTTTTTTTGTGTTTCTTCAATTTGAAGTGCACCTGAAGATAACAAAGGTTGATTGAACGGATGTGACATAGAGGCTTGTTGACGGATATAGGCCATTTTTATAGCTGCAATTGCCGCTTCTGTTCCTTTGTTTCCGTGAATTCCGCCACTTCTGTCAATAGATTGTTGCATGGTATTATCAGTCAAAACACAAAAAATAACCGGAATATCTGTTTGAACATTCAGATCTTTAATTCCTTGTGTTACGCCTTCACACACAAAATCAAAATGTTTCGTCTCTCCTTGGATTACACATCCAATTACGATAACGGCGTCAACATTTTGGGTCTGAAGCATTTTTTTTGCGCCATAAATCAGCTCAAAACTTCCCGGAACATTCCAACGGATAATTTGTCGAGCCGGAACATCACAATCAACCAGGGCATCAAATGCACCATTGTAAAGTCCTTCTGTTATCGTTTCATTCCACTCAGAAACAACAATCCCAAATCGAAAGTCTTTCGCATTTGGGATTGTGTTTTTATCGTATTCTGATAAATTTTTATTTTCGGTAGCCATCTTTATATTTAAGATTTTAGATTTTACTTTAGATTTCAGATTCTGAAATACAAATCTACAATCTAAAATCTACATT is a window from the Flavobacterium cupriresistens genome containing:
- the ribH gene encoding 6,7-dimethyl-8-ribityllumazine synthase, which codes for MATENKNLSEYDKNTIPNAKDFRFGIVVSEWNETITEGLYNGAFDALVDCDVPARQIIRWNVPGSFELIYGAKKMLQTQNVDAVIVIGCVIQGETKHFDFVCEGVTQGIKDLNVQTDIPVIFCVLTDNTMQQSIDRSGGIHGNKGTEAAIAAIKMAYIRQQASMSHPFNQPLLSSGALQIEETQKKIEKK